The Fibrobacter sp. UWP2 genome has a window encoding:
- a CDS encoding outer membrane lipoprotein-sorting protein, with translation MKIAKTAATIVVALSAMVCAETLTGRDIIQKVHDRPDGDTRSSELSMTLVNKSGSKRERKITSFAMDVGKDTKQIMFFRYPNDVKGTGFLTVDYDDINKDDDKWLYLPAMKKTRRISGKSSKTDYFMGSDFTYDDVGQRNIDEDTHKLLREEKVDGIDCWVVESVPKKGDEIFSKKISWIRKDCLIAAKVEYYDKLGKLHRFLKVENVVQVDGFWSIAKMSMENVQTNHKTLLEFGDIKFNIPLDAKTFTVPRLERGL, from the coding sequence ATGAAAATTGCAAAAACAGCCGCGACAATCGTTGTCGCATTAAGCGCCATGGTGTGCGCAGAAACTTTAACCGGCCGCGACATTATACAGAAGGTACACGACCGCCCCGATGGCGACACGCGTAGTTCCGAACTTTCGATGACACTCGTAAACAAGAGCGGCAGCAAGCGCGAACGCAAGATTACCTCGTTCGCAATGGATGTGGGCAAAGATACCAAGCAGATCATGTTCTTCCGCTACCCCAACGACGTGAAGGGCACGGGATTCCTGACTGTCGATTACGACGACATCAACAAAGATGATGACAAGTGGCTTTACCTGCCCGCCATGAAAAAGACGCGCCGTATTAGCGGAAAGAGCTCCAAGACGGACTACTTCATGGGTTCCGACTTCACTTACGACGATGTGGGCCAGCGCAACATCGACGAAGACACCCACAAACTCCTCCGCGAAGAAAAGGTGGACGGAATCGATTGCTGGGTGGTTGAATCCGTGCCAAAAAAGGGCGACGAAATCTTTTCGAAGAAAATCTCCTGGATTCGCAAGGACTGCCTGATTGCCGCCAAGGTGGAATACTACGACAAGCTCGGCAAGCTGCACCGTTTCTTGAAAGTGGAAAATGTTGTGCAGGTGGACGGTTTCTGGTCTATCGCCAAGATGAGCATGGAAAATGTTCAGACCAACCACAAGACGCTTCTTGAATTCGGCGATATCAAGTTCAACATCCCGCTGGACGCAAAGACATTCACCGTTCCGCGCTTGGAAAGAGGACTGTAA